The Coregonus clupeaformis isolate EN_2021a chromosome 13, ASM2061545v1, whole genome shotgun sequence genome includes a region encoding these proteins:
- the LOC121579564 gene encoding zinc finger Y-chromosomal protein 1 isoform X2, whose translation MDEDETRLALHSQDPKIILHGSDEGGAGGEEFVVELQETVLVLEGEGEGMEVHGLAPEELVIQDAVEDVVSEYVHCDEDEEVAVETCVMSLDGEDEGVAMGDMPEDVMVADGHAQDELDPEQDTDGCGDYLMISLDEAGKMVSDDGTEVTVEGAVEDQELEKDEDGQEVIKVYIFKADSGEDDLGDTEDLEDSTGRTLREKMVYMSQGDHCASKISDEVYMEVVVGGEEPVTHERSYDSTALSKDFMPVAWAAAYGSEDSESCENRNGAASALLHIDESDGVDKVNRQRNKNKRTRAEPRQVQTAIIIGPYGQPLTVYPCMLCGKKFKSRGFLKRHTKNHHQDVLTRKKYQCTDCDFTTNKKASLHNHMEVHTLSNKALFECEVCGKEFHQQAALFSHRLQHHHREPKSPVPSQANKMHKCKFCDYETAEQGLLNRHLLAVHSKSFPHICVECGKGFRHPSELKKHMRTHTGEKPYSCLYCDYKSADSSNLKTHVKTKHSKEMPFKCERCFQTFAEEEELLQHGLTHEEAKTHQCAHCEHKSSNSSDLKRHIISVHTKDYPHKCGVCDKGFHRPSELKKHSASHRAKKLHQCRHCNFKIADPFVLSRHILSVHTKEQQASPEKNGAKRTLLGPSPASAPVARKQVLVPGASSSAAGMAKGPRERRVYQCQYCDYSSGDASGFKRHVISIHTKDYPHRCEICSKGFRRPSEKSQHIARHHKDLVQAD comes from the exons ATGAGGGTGGTGCTGGAGGGGAGGAGTTTGTGGTGGAGTTGCAGGAGACGGTTCTGGTgttggagggagaaggggagggaatggaGGTGCATGGATTAGCTCCAGAGGAGCTGGTGATCCAGGATGCTGTTGAGGACGTGGTGTCTGAGTATGTGCACTGCGATGAGGACGAGGAGGTTGCTGTGGAGACGTGTGTGATGTCGCTGGATGGGGAGGACGAAGGCGTTGCCATGGGGGACATGCCTGAAGATGTGATGGTGGCAGACGGGCATGCCCAGGATGAACTGGACCCAGAGCAAGACACAGACGGCTGTGGGGACTACCTGATGATCTCCT TGGATGAGGCAGGCAAGATGGTGTCAGACGATGGTACAGAGGTGACTGTGGAGGGAGCCGTGGAGGACCAGGAGTTGGAGAAGGATGAGGATGGCCAGGAGGTGATCAAGGTGTATATCTTCAAGGCAGACTCTGGGGAGGATGACCTGG GAGACACAGAGGACTTGGAAGACTCTACAGGCCGAACGCTCCGAGAGAAGATGGTGTACATGTCCCAGGGGGACCATT GTGCATCAAAGATATCTGATGAGGTTtacatggaggtggtggtggggggtgagGAGCCAGTGACCCATGAGCGGTCTTACGACAGCACGGCTCTCAGTAAGGACTTCATGCCTGTGGCTTGGGCAGCCGCTTATG GTTCTGAGGACAGTGAAAGCTGTGAGAACAGGAACGGTGCTGCCAGTGCTCTGCTGCACATTGACGAGTCAGACGGAGTGGACAAGGTCAACAGGCAACGGAACAAGAACAAGAGAACAAGGGCTGAGCCTCGGCAGGTCCAGACAG CCATCATTATTGGTCCATATGGCCAGCCTCTGACAGTATACCCCTGCATGCTCTGTGGCAAGAAGTTCAAGTCGCGAGGCTTCCTGAAGCGCCACACCAAAAACCACCACCAGGATGTCCTGACCAGGAAAAAGTACCAGTGCACGGACTGTGACTTCACCACCAATAAGAAGGCCAGCCTTCATAACCATATGGAGGTGCACACACTGAGCAACAAGGCTCTGTTTGAGTGTGAGGTGTGTGGCAAGGAGTTCCACCAGCAGGCAGCGCTGTTCTCCCATCGACTGCAGCACCACCACCGTGAGCCCAAGAGTCCAGTGCCTTCACAGGCCAACAAGATGCACAAGTGCAAGTTCTGTGACTACGAGACAGCTGAACAAGGTCTGCTCAACCGCCACTTGCTGGCTGTCCATAGTAAGAGCTTCCCCCACATCTGTGTGGAATGTGGCAAGGGCTTCCGGCACCCCTCCGAACTGAAgaaacacatgcgcacacacacaggcgaGAAGCCTTACTCTTGCCTCTACTGCGACTACAAGTCGGCTGATTCCTCCAACCTGAAGACTCATGTCAAGACCAAGCACAGCAAAGAGATGCCCTTCAAGTGTGAGCGCTGCTTCCAGACGTTTGCTGAGGAGGAGGAGTTGCTGCAGCACGGGCTGACTCATGAGGAGGCCAAAACCCACCAGTGTGCCCACTGTGAACACAAGAGCTCCAACTCCAGTGACCTGAAGCGCCACATAATATCGGTGCATACTAAGGACTACCCCCACAAATGTGGCGTCTGCGATAAAGGCTTCCACCGGCCATCTGAACTGAAGAAGCACTCTGCGTCGCACCGTGCCAAGAAACTGCACCAGTGCCGGCACTGCAACTTCAAGATCGCGGACCCCTTTGTGCTCAGTCGCCATATCCTGTCAGTCCACACCAAGGAGCAACAGGCCTCTCCTGAAAAGAACGGGGCCAAAAGGACCTTACTGGGGCCTTCCCCTGCCAGTGCACCGGTGGCAAGGAAGCAGGTTTTGGTACCTGGTGCTAGTTCTAGTGCTGCGGGCATGGCCAAGGGACCCAGGGAGAGGAGGGTTTATCAGTGTCAGTACTGTGACTACAGCTCTGGGGATGCCTCAGGCTTCAAGCGCCATGTGATCTCCATCCACACAAAAGACTACCCCCACCGCTGTGAGATCTGCTCTAAAGGCTTCCGCAGGCCCTCGGAGAAGAGCCAGCATATTGCACGCCACCACAAGGACTTAGTGCAGGCAGACTGA
- the LOC121579564 gene encoding zinc finger Y-chromosomal protein 1 isoform X1 — protein MDEDETRLALHSQDPKIILHGSDEGGAGGEEFVVELQETVLVLEGEGEGMEVHGLAPEELVIQDAVEDVVSEYVHCDEDEEVAVETCVMSLDGEDEGVAMGDMPEDVMVADGHAQDELDPEQDTDGCGDYLMISLDEAGKMVSDDGTEVTVEGAVEDQELEKDEDGQEVIKVYIFKADSGEDDLGDTEDLEDSTGRTLREKMVYMSQGDHCASKISDEVYMEVVVGGEEPVTHERSYDSTALSKDFMPVAWAAAYGSEDSESCENRNGAASALLHIDESDGVDKVNRQRNKNKRTRAEPRQVQTGTQLSDGTELQSAIIIGPYGQPLTVYPCMLCGKKFKSRGFLKRHTKNHHQDVLTRKKYQCTDCDFTTNKKASLHNHMEVHTLSNKALFECEVCGKEFHQQAALFSHRLQHHHREPKSPVPSQANKMHKCKFCDYETAEQGLLNRHLLAVHSKSFPHICVECGKGFRHPSELKKHMRTHTGEKPYSCLYCDYKSADSSNLKTHVKTKHSKEMPFKCERCFQTFAEEEELLQHGLTHEEAKTHQCAHCEHKSSNSSDLKRHIISVHTKDYPHKCGVCDKGFHRPSELKKHSASHRAKKLHQCRHCNFKIADPFVLSRHILSVHTKEQQASPEKNGAKRTLLGPSPASAPVARKQVLVPGASSSAAGMAKGPRERRVYQCQYCDYSSGDASGFKRHVISIHTKDYPHRCEICSKGFRRPSEKSQHIARHHKDLVQAD, from the exons ATGAGGGTGGTGCTGGAGGGGAGGAGTTTGTGGTGGAGTTGCAGGAGACGGTTCTGGTgttggagggagaaggggagggaatggaGGTGCATGGATTAGCTCCAGAGGAGCTGGTGATCCAGGATGCTGTTGAGGACGTGGTGTCTGAGTATGTGCACTGCGATGAGGACGAGGAGGTTGCTGTGGAGACGTGTGTGATGTCGCTGGATGGGGAGGACGAAGGCGTTGCCATGGGGGACATGCCTGAAGATGTGATGGTGGCAGACGGGCATGCCCAGGATGAACTGGACCCAGAGCAAGACACAGACGGCTGTGGGGACTACCTGATGATCTCCT TGGATGAGGCAGGCAAGATGGTGTCAGACGATGGTACAGAGGTGACTGTGGAGGGAGCCGTGGAGGACCAGGAGTTGGAGAAGGATGAGGATGGCCAGGAGGTGATCAAGGTGTATATCTTCAAGGCAGACTCTGGGGAGGATGACCTGG GAGACACAGAGGACTTGGAAGACTCTACAGGCCGAACGCTCCGAGAGAAGATGGTGTACATGTCCCAGGGGGACCATT GTGCATCAAAGATATCTGATGAGGTTtacatggaggtggtggtggggggtgagGAGCCAGTGACCCATGAGCGGTCTTACGACAGCACGGCTCTCAGTAAGGACTTCATGCCTGTGGCTTGGGCAGCCGCTTATG GTTCTGAGGACAGTGAAAGCTGTGAGAACAGGAACGGTGCTGCCAGTGCTCTGCTGCACATTGACGAGTCAGACGGAGTGGACAAGGTCAACAGGCAACGGAACAAGAACAAGAGAACAAGGGCTGAGCCTCGGCAGGTCCAGACAGGTACGCAACTGTCAGATGGGACTGAATTACAGTCAG CCATCATTATTGGTCCATATGGCCAGCCTCTGACAGTATACCCCTGCATGCTCTGTGGCAAGAAGTTCAAGTCGCGAGGCTTCCTGAAGCGCCACACCAAAAACCACCACCAGGATGTCCTGACCAGGAAAAAGTACCAGTGCACGGACTGTGACTTCACCACCAATAAGAAGGCCAGCCTTCATAACCATATGGAGGTGCACACACTGAGCAACAAGGCTCTGTTTGAGTGTGAGGTGTGTGGCAAGGAGTTCCACCAGCAGGCAGCGCTGTTCTCCCATCGACTGCAGCACCACCACCGTGAGCCCAAGAGTCCAGTGCCTTCACAGGCCAACAAGATGCACAAGTGCAAGTTCTGTGACTACGAGACAGCTGAACAAGGTCTGCTCAACCGCCACTTGCTGGCTGTCCATAGTAAGAGCTTCCCCCACATCTGTGTGGAATGTGGCAAGGGCTTCCGGCACCCCTCCGAACTGAAgaaacacatgcgcacacacacaggcgaGAAGCCTTACTCTTGCCTCTACTGCGACTACAAGTCGGCTGATTCCTCCAACCTGAAGACTCATGTCAAGACCAAGCACAGCAAAGAGATGCCCTTCAAGTGTGAGCGCTGCTTCCAGACGTTTGCTGAGGAGGAGGAGTTGCTGCAGCACGGGCTGACTCATGAGGAGGCCAAAACCCACCAGTGTGCCCACTGTGAACACAAGAGCTCCAACTCCAGTGACCTGAAGCGCCACATAATATCGGTGCATACTAAGGACTACCCCCACAAATGTGGCGTCTGCGATAAAGGCTTCCACCGGCCATCTGAACTGAAGAAGCACTCTGCGTCGCACCGTGCCAAGAAACTGCACCAGTGCCGGCACTGCAACTTCAAGATCGCGGACCCCTTTGTGCTCAGTCGCCATATCCTGTCAGTCCACACCAAGGAGCAACAGGCCTCTCCTGAAAAGAACGGGGCCAAAAGGACCTTACTGGGGCCTTCCCCTGCCAGTGCACCGGTGGCAAGGAAGCAGGTTTTGGTACCTGGTGCTAGTTCTAGTGCTGCGGGCATGGCCAAGGGACCCAGGGAGAGGAGGGTTTATCAGTGTCAGTACTGTGACTACAGCTCTGGGGATGCCTCAGGCTTCAAGCGCCATGTGATCTCCATCCACACAAAAGACTACCCCCACCGCTGTGAGATCTGCTCTAAAGGCTTCCGCAGGCCCTCGGAGAAGAGCCAGCATATTGCACGCCACCACAAGGACTTAGTGCAGGCAGACTGA
- the LOC121579565 gene encoding lipocalin: MTTIMLRALGALLCSLVVTAEVMPQGDFNLQGVAGKWYVIGFATNAQWFVKHRAEMKMGTAMLTPTADGDMDMAYARRNADGSCWRMNHLAKKTNLPGKFIYKSERWNNENDMRVVDVKYDEYALIHTKTKGVSAVLTNLYARGTDLSPDLLQKFRQFSLDTGVRPENIAIFPKNDECPAA; this comes from the exons ATGACGACCATAATGCTGAGAGCACTAGGAGCACTGCTCTGCTCCTTGGTTGTCACCGCTGAGGTTATGCCCCAAGGAGACTTCAATCTACAAGGG GTGGCAGGAAAGTGGTACGTGATTGGATTTGCCACTAATGCCCAGTGGTTCGTCAAACACAGGGCCGAGATGAAGATGGGCACCGCCATGCTGACACCAACTGCTGATGGAGACATGGACATGGCATATGCTAGGCGGAA CGCTGATGGCTCCTGCTGGAGAATGAACCACCTGGCCAAGAAGACAAACCTTCCGGGGAAATTCATCTACAAGAGCGAGC GCTGGAATAATGAAAATGACATGCGTGTCGTTGATGTTAAGTATGACGAGTATGCTCTTATTCACACCAAGACCAAGGGTGTTTCAGCTGTGCTCACCAACCTGTATG CCCGTGGGACAGACCTGAGCCCTGACCTACTGCAGAAGTTTAGGCAGTTCTCCCTGGACACTGGCGTTCGGCCTGAAAACATCGCTATCTTCCCAAAAAACG ATGAATGTCCCGCTGCGTAA